The segment CAAACTTCAAAAACACTCGTAAATTCCCGATCCATTTCGCTTCCGCCCGCCGTTTTTTTGCGCACCCCCCCGGAAATGAACCGGAAATGAATGCCGCGAAATTCTTCACGGCGCTCGGGCAAAACGCACGTTTCCGATTCCTTCATTTCCACGCAAAAAATTTTTTTGAAAATCGCACGATGGCACCAATAATCAATCCTGCGGAGAATGCGCGGACTGTCCAGACTGCCCTCCACCACGACAAAACGAAAAGCATTGGTCTGCAAGAAGGCACGATCAGCGCCGGCGCGATTGGCTTGCCCACCCAAGAAGCTAACTGGTCGGCTACCGGGCAACCGCCGTCCCAACGGCACTCCTGGTACGAGTGGCGATTGGACAATGCTGCAGCAGGCCCGCGAATCGAAACGTCGAATGGCTTGACGCACCGCCGATGAAAACGGACACTGGGCAAATGAATGAGCCATTGGCGAATCTCTGGGTCGTGCGTCCATCGAGGAACTCTTCGCGCTCTGCCGTATCAGGTGAACTGCGAAAACGCATCGATCCCGCTTCATCCTCAAGGCGGAATGTGAGGCGTACCCTTGGCGAAACTCCATAGGCCCTGCGATTGGACGAATTCCGTTCTCCGAACTGATCATGAATTGACTCACGGCGAGAAGCAACGGTGGCATCGAGCCGGCGAAGTGCGAGAAAATCACCCTCCTATCGGAGAGTGAACGCCGCCGCTGCAAACAGCACTCAACCTCTGAACCCTGAACTCTGAACCTTTCATGTACTCTCCCTTGGTCGTTGTCGGTGGCGGTCCCGGTGGATATGCCGCGGCTTTTATGGCAGCCGATCTCGGGATGCAGGTGACGATCGTCGAATCCAACTTGCGACTCGGAGGCGCGTGTCTGTTGCGCGGCTGCATTCCATCCAAAGCGCTGTTGCACGTCGCCAAGGTCGTCAGCGAAGCCGGCGAAATGGCCGAGTGGGGCGTCGAATTCAGCCGCCCGAAGGTGAAGATCGAAGCCTTGCGGGCCCGCAAGGATAAAGTCATCGATGCGCTCACGGGCGGCTTGAAGCAGCTTGCCAAACGCCGAAACGTGCAAGTCATTCATGCGAAAGCCTGGTTTCAAAACTCCACTTCGCTGCGTTTGGAACGGCTCGATCCGTCGGGCAAAACCGAAGAGCTGACGTTCGACCATTGCATTTTGGCCACCGGTTCGCGACCGGTGAAGATTCCTCTGTTCGATCTGCCGTCGCCGCGCGTGATGGACTCCACGGGCGCGCTGGAACTTGCCGATGTTCCCGAATCGTTGCTGGTGGTCGGCGGCGGCTACATCGGCTTGGAAATGGGAACGGTGTACGCGGAGTTGGGGTCGAAAGTCACGGTTGTCGAGCTGACCGAGGGGCTGCTTCCCGGGGCCGACCGCGATCTGGTCAAGCCGCTGCACCAACGGCTGCAAAAGCGGTTCGCGTCGATCCTGTTGGGAACCAAGGTCGTCGGCCTGGTGGATCGAGGCGACTCGATCGAAGTCAAACTGCAAAACGCCGACGGCAGTCAGGAGCGTCGCGAGCAATTCAGCCGCGTGCTGGTTTCCGTCGGCCGCCGCCCGAACAGCGACGGCATCGGATTGGAAAACACGAAGGTGACCATCGACCAGCGCGGCTTCGTCGAAATCGACGACCGCCAGCGAACCTCCGACGACCATCTCCTGGCGATTGGCGACGTGGCTGGCGAACCGATGCTCGCCCACAAGGCGTCTCACCAAGGCAAAGTGGCCGTTGAATCGTTGCACGGCGAAGGGGCGGTGTTCGAGCCGCGGGCGATTCCGGCCGTCGTATTCACCGATCCGGAAATTGCCTGGGCCGGTTTGACCGAAGACGAGGCCAAGCGCGAAGGCCGCGCGATTGAAGTCGCCCGCTACCCGTGGGCCGCCAGTGGCCGGGCCGTTTCACTTGGCCGCACCGAGGGTCTGACGAAGCTACTGATCGACCCGGACACCGACCGCATTCTCGGCATCGGCTTGGTCGGTCCCGGCGCGGGCGAACTGGTGGCCGAAGGGGTGCTTGCGATCGAAATGGGCTGTTCGCCGCGCGACGTGGCCGATTCGATCCATCCCCATCCGACACTTAGCGAAACGGTGGCGTTTGCCTGCGAGTCATATCTCGGCACCGCGACAGAGATCTACAAGCCGCGCGCGACCCTGCGGGAAGCGTAAGATTCGCGCATCGCTAGGGATGATTCGCGTCGATCCGCCCAGCGAGTGAATCGAATTGCACAATCGAAGAAATTACGAGCGCAGATTTGTGTTGCCCACGCGTCTCGTACCATGCGTACAAAAAAGAGAGGCACATCTCGACTACGCTTCGAACCACGCCATCGATGCGCTCAAGCCCCATGATTCGTCGACATCAAATTCGTCGAAATTCGCCGAGTGATGCATTGGCTCGCGACGATCGATCGGCAAGCTTTGTAGCCAATCATCGACGGCGGCCGGAGACAATTTCAATTGCTGGGGTGGAGCGACTAGATTACTTGCACGCGCAGCGCGCGTCGGCTTGGTGGACGCAAGACTCGTTGGCGACATTGCCTGCCCAAGGGCGGCCGCCACCGAATTCATCCCGTGAGCAGTGCCGGAACTAGCGGAGATCGGCGGTCGAAGTGAGTGCAGTGCTGCCTTTCGTGGAGCAAGTGCTGCGGCGATGCTGGCGGCCGCGCTGTGGATTGGCTCCGTACCGACGGAGCCGTCGAGGTTTTCCGCGCGGGTCGGTTGCGCAACTCCCGGACTAGGCGTGTATGGAAAATTGATTTGCCAAATCACAAAATCCGCCCCATCCACATCACCGTCGCCGTCGGCGTCGCCGGTGGCCAAGGTTGCGCCGCTGGCCGTCGGATAGTGCGTTTGCCATGCGATAAAGTCGGCCCCGTCGACATCGCCATCGCTGTCGAAATCACCGGGATGCGCCGCCACGACGATGCGGCCAGCGGAAAATTCGGAGGTTTCTAGCGGCATCATCGGCGTGGCTAGGTTCTCGTCGAGATCGAACAGATACGTTGCCGTGGCAGTGATGAATTGCCCTGCCAAGACAACCATCGGAGCGATGAAATCAAACGATGCATTGCCGTTGTTATCGGTCGTGACCTCGGTGAATCCAAGGAACTTTTCCCCTGGCCCGTGACCGGCCAATAGCAACTGCGAATTTGCGAACAGTTCGATGCGAAATGCACTATTGGGAACGCCATTGTACGTGCCATGAACACTCGTCGTTGCGTCGCTCGTCGCGGCGGACGTCAGCACGGGATAATTCCGCAGGTTGTTCGGGCCGCCGTCGGCGTCTTGAGCATCATTCGGCGTTATGCCGTCGCCGACCAGATCAATGCCCAGCGACTCGCCGAGATGACCGGGAACGTCCATGACGAAGATTTGATTGCCCAAGAACGAATCGACTTGAGCGTAAAAATCTGGAATGCCTTGTTGAGAGGCCGCTTCGACGAAAGCCAGAACGGCGATGAACACTCCCATCGCGTCGTCAAAAGTATTGGTGCTGAAAAACTGATCGCGGGCATCAAACACGGCTTGCGCCTCGTCGCGCAGCGGTTCGAGCGACACGATCGATGCTTCCGCAGCGCCCAGCGCTGGAAACTTATTGTCGAGCAATTGAATGGCGTCGGAGCCGTGGGTGGCAATAACGTTGCCCGCGCCCGCGGAAGTTCCTCCGATCATTTCGAACGGTGCCTGGACGAGCAGGATTCCCGTGCCCTCGTTGGTCCGGAATTGAGTTGCAGTACGATCCATGCCAATCAGGTTGCCTTGGAACTGATCGCCTCCGGAAAGGCGCTGTTCAATGCCGTTGGCCCCGTTTCCTGAGATCAGATTGCGCATGGCTGGATCGACGCCGCCGATGCGATTGAATGCCGAACCTCGCAGCAAAACACCGTCTTCGCCGTTGCCAAGTTCAACCGTGCCGGAAACATCGGTGCCGAGGAAGCTGCCGTAAACTCGGTTTCCACCGAGCGATCTTAGATGAATCGCATTGCCACCAAAACGATTGATCACCAAACCTTGAACCAGGCTTACTTCCGCGCCCGAATCGAAATACAGCCCATCGGCGACGACATTCGAGCCGTCGAGTTCAATCTTCAGCACCGTGTTCAGGCCACCAGGCGCAGGAGTCGTGTTTTGGCTGCTGCCGAGTTGCGAGTAGCCATCGATATTTAGTTGCTGCGAAATCGCGGGCAGGTCGCTGCTGGTCCGAATGGAAAACCAACTATGCGGCCAGTCGGGATCGATCGCCGCGATGTTGGCGTCGTTGGCCTCGGTCGTGGTAGCGATCATCGCGAGGCTTACCTGCCCGGCCACGCCGTCATCTTGATAGAAAAAATGACGAGGATCAGTCGGTGGAATCGCAAACGTGATGGCATCGGCGCCGTCGCTCAATTCCGAAACAATGATTGCTTCGCGCAGCGAACCGACACCGGTATCACGAGTGTTTTTTACAATGGTGCTGTTCCCGCCCAGCGGGAAGATGCGCGAGAACTCCGAAGTACTGCTCCGCGGCCCACTACCGCTGTCTGTGATATCCGTGGCGGTGGCGGTCACGTATTGTTCGTCGTTGGGCAGCGCCGCGACATTGGCCGTAAAGCTGACATTGCCGCTGGAGTTAGTGGCGACGTCGACGAATCCCAAAAATGTTTTGCCTTCGCCATATTCGTAGGGACGACCAGGGTAGCTGAGCGAAGGCAGCGGGTCGCGCTCAACGTTGGCAAAAAATTCGATGCGGAAGTTCGAATTGGGCGTGCTAGCCAGCGTACCCTGAATTTCGGTGCCGCCGCCGGTGTCGGTAACCGCCGTCAGCACGGGTGAATTCTGAAGACCGTTTGCGCCCATGTCCTGATCAGGCGGAACGGATTGTGGCGGAATGTCGTTGGTGTCGTGTCCATTATTCCCCAGGTCGATGCCAATTCCCCAGTTCGAAAAAATGGAGTTCTGCGAGATCAGGTTGCCCGAGCCAAAGACGACGATGCCATCTGAACCGATGAACTCGTTGCCATGGAAGGCGATGGTGTTTTCGACGATGTCGTTGTTGTCGCTCTGGACAACTATTCCATTTCCATTGCTCAGACCCAGCAGGCCGGTGACGTCGGGGCCGATAAAATTATGCTGAATCAGGTTGCCGTCACCGGCGTAGGAATTCAACAAAATACCCGTTTCGTTACCCGAAATGATATTCCCTGCGGCAGCCGTTGCCCCGCCGATTGTGTTGGCCGGCGCGTCAAGATAGATGCCAACGGTGTTGGTCAAGCTAATTGTGCCGGAACGGCCGGTGCCGATGAGGTTGCCTTCGATGAAATTGCTAGTCGCGGCATCGAACAGCCCGATACCAGCGGCATTGCCGGAGATCAGGTTGCGAGCTGCCGGCGTTGTGCCGCCGACCGTGTTGTTCGTCACCGCGACGGCCGATCCGCTAGTGCCGACGCCGGCAAAAGCGGGTTCGTAACCATAGGGAATGGCAAAGCCGATCGTGCCGGAAACATCGGTTCCGAGATAATTCCCCTCGATCTTGTTGCCGCTTCCCGATTGCAGTTGAATTTTCTGGCCGACGACACGGTTGATCGCCAGCCCGCGAAGGGTGGCATTGCTGGTGTTCACGTGGATCATGCCGGTCAGCGCAGGGAGGCTGCCGCTCGCTTCGCCGTTGATTTCAATCTTCAATACGGAATTCAAGCCTTGTCCGACCGGATTGGTATTCGCGGCTGCTCCAGGTTGCGTGTAACCGTCGATCAACACGCTATCGGTGACGAACAACCGCGAAGCAAGTTCGATGGAATACCAACTGTGTGGCCAATCGGGATCGATGTCGCCAATACCGGCGTCGCTGGCTGCGCTCGTGGTGTTAATGCTCACCGGCGAGAGCTGACCCGCAACGCCGTCGTCTTGATAGTAAAGATGGTTGGGATCGTTGGCAGGAATCTCAAAACGAACCGTATTCATGCCGGCGACAAAATTAGCCGCGGTCAGCGCCTCGCGCAGCGAACCGCCGCCGCCGTCAGCCGTGTTGGTGACGGCGAAGACGGTATCGATCGGCACAGCGGCAGAGAATTCCGACGTGTTGTTGCGCGGGCCGCCGCCGGAATCAGTAATGTCGGTGGCCGTGGCCGTCACATAGGGCTGCCCAGCAGGCAGGGCCGGCAGGTCGATCGCAAAATTGATCGTATTGCTGCCGCCGCCAATGTTCACATTGAGATCCCCCAGGAACGTTTGGCCCGGTCCAAAGCCGCTGCTGGAAGGCAGGGCGCTGGCGAAGAATTCTAATCGGTAGTTCGAGTTGAGTTGACTGGAAAGCATTCCCTCGACGTGCGTCGTGGCGCCCTGGTCCGTGACGCTGGTAATGACTGGAAAATTCTGCAAATTGTTGGCGCCGATGTCGCTGTCGTCGGCGTCTTGTGGAAAATTCGGGCCGATCGTAGGGACCGCAAAATAAATCAGATCGATCGGCGCGGCCGCGGCAATCGAGTAGATCGAGTTCTGCGAGACGAGATTGCCGGTCGACGTCGCAGTGAAGCCAATCTGGATTCCGGCCATGCCAAAAGCGATGGTATTTCCTTTCACCACCGAGTGGTCGCCCGACAGGAAGATGCCGCTAAGATTGCCCAAATCCGCGCTGCCCGAGCTGTCAGTCCCCAGGTGATTTCCGACGATCGCGGTGCCAGTGGCGTTTTGGACATTGATCGCCGCGGCACCTTTCGCAATCAGGTTGCCTTCGCCCACTGCCATACCGCCGATCGTCGTGAACGAAGTAGATTCGATACCGATTCCGTCATTGCCGTTGCCAAGCGGTTGTAGGCCAGTCCGGTCGGTGCCAATCAGATTGCCCTGAATGATCGCATGATGAGATTCATCGTCCAAATAAATTCCGTCATTGTCATTGCCGGAAATTAAGTTGCCTTCGCCCGCTGCACCACCGCCGATCGTGGTTCTTTCGGCATGGAAAGTGTAAACGCCATAAATCTTATTGCCGAGATCCAGAGTGCCGGTGATGTCCGTGCCGATCCGATTACCTTGAATCACGTTATCATCCGCTGCTGCGGACACGATAGTGATGCCGTTGGTGCCGTTGCCGGAAATCAAGTTGCATTCGGCGGCATTGGCGCCGCCAATCGTGTTATTCGCCGACGAAATCAGCAACACACCATTGGCGGCACCGGCCATTGCCGCAGTGCCGGCGATATTCGTACCGATGAAATTACCGACGATGGTATTTCCGCTGGAGTCGATCCAAAGATTGTTGCTGAATCGATTCACCGCCAACCCGCGAATCGTGCTACCCCCGGATCCGGCAGCCAGGCGAAGGCCGGTTGCGCCGCCAGAAAGGATTCCCGCTAATTCAATTTTCAGCACGGTGTTGAGTGCTTGCGACGACCCGCCCTTGTTCACGCTCGCGCCAGGTTGAGAATAGCCGTCGATCGTGACCGGGTCGGTAATATTATCGAGCGCTGTTGCGGGGCTGATCGTGTGCGGACCTGCGCCGGCGATATTGAATCGAATCGTGTCGGCGTCGCCTGCGGTGGGTGTTCCGACGACCTGCGATTGCTCCGCGACGGTTAGCGTTGCAAATGACAGCGTTCGATTGTTGATGAGAATTGCTTCGCGCAGCGTCAGTTCCGCATCCCGGAGATTGCTGTCGGCCGTTGTATCCACGGTGATTGTCGCGGCCAACATTCGGCGGTCTTCCAGTCGCTCGATGGACGACGCAAACCGCAGATCTCGCCTGCGAGTAGGACGACGGCGATTCCAACGACGTATGAAAGAGAGTTGTGACGCCATCGGTAGGCAATCCTGTTGAACATTCGAGGCTACATAAGGAAATCGCCAAGTAGCGACATTCTGAGTCGAGTTGCATTTGCAGCTTCACTCTGCCCATCGGCGAAGCCGCGGTGGAGATTAACCGCGATTCCCTTCACTGTCGTTTTGCGTTGGCGTCTGCGGTCGCCCGATTGTGTCGCATCCAGCCGCCCGCTGGATAATCTACCCAGATGGTGGACCGAATGCCAGAATTTTATCACAAGGGGAAAAGAAATCCGCTTCGAATCGCTGTTTCTGATTGGCACTCCCTGCGTTGCGATTCGACGTTGGCTTTTCGTGAGCACATGCAACATCTGGTAGCAAGTCGCTCCCGCCCGAGACCGTCGTCGCGAACTTGGAGATCAGCGCAAACTAGCATCGCGGCCGTTATAAAACAGATGATCACTTTCACGCAGCGCTCTGGCGGGTTGGCAATGCCGCGCCTACATGCTGCCTTCCGCGGGATCGCATTCGCGCGGTAGCGGCGCTTCGACGGCTGATGGTGAGTAGCGTTTACGTTCGGCCGTCGTGCCAGGAACGATTAGCGGGCTAGACGAAGTGTCGTCGATGATTTCCTTCAATTCGTCGCCATCGATGACTTCGCGTTCGATCAACCGCTTGGAGAGCGCTTCGAGCGATTCCTTCCGCGCGGCAAGAATCTGCCGCACCTTATCCATCGATTCGTCGATGATACGTTTCACTTCTTCATCGATCTCGCGGGCGGTCTGCTCGCTGTGCATTCGCGGCCGACCGACGTCACCGCCATTGCCGAGCAGAAAGGGAGAGCCGTTTGTTTCGCGGAAATTTACCCGGCCCATGCGGCTCATGCCGTAGTCCATCACCATCGCACGGGCAATGTCACTGGCGCGTTCCAGGTCGTTTTGCGCGCCGGTGGAAACATCGTCGAACGTCATTTCCTCGGCGATCGTGCCTGCCAACAACACTTGAATGCGACTTTCCAATTCGCTTTGCGTCATCAAATAGCGGTCGTCTTCAGGGCGCTGCATCGTATAGCCCAGCGCCGCCAATCCGCGCGGAATGATCGAAACTTTATGCACCGGATCGGTATTCGGCAGGCTGCACGCGACCAGCGCGTGTCCGGCTTCGTGATAGGCCACTCGCTGCTTTTCGTCGGCGTGAATTACGCGTTTTCGCTTCTCCAAGCCGGCCGTGACGCGTTCGACGCCTTCGTTGAATTCATCCATGCCGACGGAATTTTTCCCTTTGCGAGCCGCGAGCAGAGCGGCTTCGTTGACCAGATTTGCCAAGTCAGCGCCGACGAAGCCGGAAGTTAGACCGGCGATATCCTTCAGGTTGACGTCGCTCCCCAGCTTCACGTTTTGCACGTGGACTTTGAGGATGTCTTCGCGGCCTCGCACATCGGGGCGATCGACCAGGACGTGGCGATCAAATCGGCCTGGCCGCAGCAGGGCGGGATCGAGCGTTTCCGGCCGGTTCGTCGCGGCCATCACAATCACGCCGCTGTTGGAGCGGAATCCGTCCATCTCGACGAGCAATGCGTTGAGGGTTTGTTCCCGCTCGTCGTGGCCGCCGACGACGCTGGTACCGCGAGTTTTTCCCAGGGCATCGAGTTCATCGATGAAGATGATGCACGGTGCCTTGGATTCGGCCTGTTGAAACATATCGCGCACCCGAGCCGCGCCAACGCCGACGAACATTTCGACAAAATCGGAGCCTGACAGGCTGAAGAACGGCACGCCCGCTTCGCCGGCAATGGCTTTAGCCAGCAGCGTCTTGCCCGTTCCCGGCGGACCCACGAGCAACACACCTTTGGGAATCCGCCCTCCGAGCGCCTGGTAGCGTTCGGGCGTTCGCAAGAATTCAACGACTTCGCGCAATTCTTCGACGGCTTCATCGATGCCCGCTACGTCCTCGAACGTGATGCCGATATCTTCTTGCGCATACATCTTGCCGCGGCTACGACCGAAGGCCATTGGGCTGCCAGCGCCGCCGAGCCTTCGCAAGATGAAAAACAGCGCGATCAGCATTACGGCCGTCAGCCCCACCATCTGCATCAATCCGCGCCACTGGCTGGGGCCTTCGGCAATGTCGTAGCGGAAGCCGTATTTTGTCAGCATTTTTTTCAGCGTCTCATCCCCTGCATCTCCGGGCGTCTTGTTGACGTGGAACGAGGCCAAATTGGATTCGTCACGCTGTTCGAAGTTTTGGGGAGTGCCGCCTGCGGTTTTCGTGAGCACGTCGCGATGGATCTTGCCTGTGATGTCGTGCGTGGAAATCAGAATCTCCGTAGGGTCGTAATAGCGCACTGCTTGAGGTTTTTCTTTCGTCCCTTCCTCGACGATAAAGCCGCCGCTACTACGAGATGCTTCCACGATCTTTTCAAAATCCGAGTACGACAATTCGTGAGGAGCATCTTGGCGCAGCCAGCCCAAAACGAGAACGATTCCTATTCCCAGCGCCAGGAGATACCAGACGAAGTTGTTGCCGACTGGCGTGGGTTTCTTCTCAGGCCTGATTTTGCCGCCGTCGGGCCTGGTAGTTTTCGATTTTTTTTCCATTCGAAAGTGCAATTCTCGTAAGTTCTTGGGCCGCGCACACCGACGACGGGCCGCGAGCCGATCCGATCTACCGCTCAAACTGTAGAATTAAGTCTACTGTTCATCGTATGCCGCCCCGTCGATTCGTACAACTGAGCAGTATTTCGGACGAACTTACCGCCAATTCCTGCGGTAAAGTAGGCAAAATCGGCACCAATGCGATCAACCAATCGTCGATTTGCCCAATTCAATTTGCTGCCCAAAGTTGTTGGGATATACGTCTTTCTGATTTTACCATTATCGATTAACACAACTCCGAGCCGCGCCGCTTGGAAGCGAGGTCACCCCAACTGCTTCCTGAAGTGCGCAGATCCGATTAGGGCATGCGACCGTGGCGGCTGTCGAAAACGATCTCAACGATTGGCTGTCGGGAGTATTTCTAACCCATGGTCCAGTTTCCAGTTGCCGCAAGTGCAGGGTACACTTAGAATCCCGATGGAAATCGCCTCTTTATCTTCGATCTCACCGCCAAACGCAGCGTATGACGAATATCGCCGTTCTAGGTTCGACTGGCTCGATCGGGGTCAACACGCTCGAAGTGGCGTCAGTTTCTGAAGGGCGCTTTCGGCCAGTGGCATTAGCGGCACATAGCAAGACGCACCTTTTGTTAGAACAGGCGCAAGAGTTCCGTCCGCGATCGATTGTGGTAACAGACCCAAACGCGGCTGCACGACAAGACTGGTCGGCACTTCCTGCGGAAACCAATCTAATCGTCGGCGACGATGGGCTTGCGGAAATTGCTGCATCGCCCGACATTGAAACCGTTGTCGCTGCGATCGTCGGATCCGCCGGACTGCAAAGCACTTGGGCGGCTGTCGAAGCCGGAAAACGAATCGCTTTGGCCAATAAAGAAACGCTCGTCATGGCCGGGTCACTCGTCATGCGGCGCGCCCGCGAAACTGGGGCCAAGATCTTGCCGGTCGATAGCGAACACAGTGCCGTGTTTCAATGCTTGCAGGCGGGCGGGAACCAAGAAATCAAGCGAATTGTATTGACGGCCAGCGGCGGGCCATTTCGTGGATTTTCGCAAGATCAGCTCACTCGCGTCACAGTAGAACAAGCGTTGAAGCACCCGACTTGGGACATGGGGCCGAAAATCACGATCGACTCCGCCACGATGATGAATAAAGCCTTGGAAGTCGTCGAAGCCCGGTGGCTTTTCGATCTGCGTCCCGAGCTAATCGAAGTGGTCATTCATCCGCAATCGGTCGTGCATTCGATGGTCGAATACATTGACGGCTCGGTCGTGGCCCAGCTCAGCCCACCCGACATGAAGCTGCCGATTCAGTATGCTTTATCGTATCCAGAGCGGCTGGCGGGGATTTCGCCAAAGCTGAACCTTGCCAGCGCGCTGCGGCTTGATTTTGAGCCGGCCGATCCCGAACGATTTCCGGCTCTGGAACTCGGCCACGAAGCCGCCCGTAGCGGAGGCACGACGGGAGCGGTTTTGAACGCGGCCAATGAAGAGGCCGTCAAAGGTTTTTTGGCCGGCGAGTTGGAATTTACCGAAATTGTGCCGGTTTGCCGTCGTATTGTTGAAAATCACACCTACGACGCGCAACCGACACTGGAACAATTGTTGCAGGTCGATCGCTGGGCCCGTGAGGAGGTAACACGTTGGGTATGCATTTAAGCATTTTC is part of the Pirellulales bacterium genome and harbors:
- a CDS encoding right-handed parallel beta-helix repeat-containing protein: MLAATITVDTTADSNLRDAELTLREAILINNRTLSFATLTVAEQSQVVGTPTAGDADTIRFNIAGAGPHTISPATALDNITDPVTIDGYSQPGASVNKGGSSQALNTVLKIELAGILSGGATGLRLAAGSGGSTIRGLAVNRFSNNLWIDSSGNTIVGNFIGTNIAGTAAMAGAANGVLLISSANNTIGGANAAECNLISGNGTNGITIVSAAADDNVIQGNRIGTDITGTLDLGNKIYGVYTFHAERTTIGGGAAGEGNLISGNDNDGIYLDDESHHAIIQGNLIGTDRTGLQPLGNGNDGIGIESTSFTTIGGMAVGEGNLIAKGAAAINVQNATGTAIVGNHLGTDSSGSADLGNLSGIFLSGDHSVVKGNTIAFGMAGIQIGFTATSTGNLVSQNSIYSIAAAAPIDLIYFAVPTIGPNFPQDADDSDIGANNLQNFPVITSVTDQGATTHVEGMLSSQLNSNYRLEFFASALPSSSGFGPGQTFLGDLNVNIGGGSNTINFAIDLPALPAGQPYVTATATDITDSGGGPRNNTSEFSAAVPIDTVFAVTNTADGGGGSLREALTAANFVAGMNTVRFEIPANDPNHLYYQDDGVAGQLSPVSINTTSAASDAGIGDIDPDWPHSWYSIELASRLFVTDSVLIDGYTQPGAAANTNPVGQGLNSVLKIEINGEASGSLPALTGMIHVNTSNATLRGLAINRVVGQKIQLQSGSGNKIEGNYLGTDVSGTIGFAIPYGYEPAFAGVGTSGSAVAVTNNTVGGTTPAARNLISGNAAGIGLFDAATSNFIEGNLIGTGRSGTISLTNTVGIYLDAPANTIGGATAAAGNIISGNETGILLNSYAGDGNLIQHNFIGPDVTGLLGLSNGNGIVVQSDNNDIVENTIAFHGNEFIGSDGIVVFGSGNLISQNSIFSNWGIGIDLGNNGHDTNDIPPQSVPPDQDMGANGLQNSPVLTAVTDTGGGTEIQGTLASTPNSNFRIEFFANVERDPLPSLSYPGRPYEYGEGKTFLGFVDVATNSSGNVSFTANVAALPNDEQYVTATATDITDSGSGPRSSTSEFSRIFPLGGNSTIVKNTRDTGVGSLREAIIVSELSDGADAITFAIPPTDPRHFFYQDDGVAGQVSLAMIATTTEANDANIAAIDPDWPHSWFSIRTSSDLPAISQQLNIDGYSQLGSSQNTTPAPGGLNTVLKIELDGSNVVADGLYFDSGAEVSLVQGLVINRFGGNAIHLRSLGGNRVYGSFLGTDVSGTVELGNGEDGVLLRGSAFNRIGGVDPAMRNLISGNGANGIEQRLSGGDQFQGNLIGMDRTATQFRTNEGTGILLVQAPFEMIGGTSAGAGNVIATHGSDAIQLLDNKFPALGAAEASIVSLEPLRDEAQAVFDARDQFFSTNTFDDAMGVFIAVLAFVEAASQQGIPDFYAQVDSFLGNQIFVMDVPGHLGESLGIDLVGDGITPNDAQDADGGPNNLRNYPVLTSAATSDATTSVHGTYNGVPNSAFRIELFANSQLLLAGHGPGEKFLGFTEVTTDNNGNASFDFIAPMVVLAGQFITATATYLFDLDENLATPMMPLETSEFSAGRIVVAAHPGDFDSDGDVDGADFIAWQTHYPTASGATLATGDADGDGDVDGADFVIWQINFPYTPSPGVAQPTRAENLDGSVGTEPIHSAAASIAAALAPRKAALHSLRPPISASSGTAHGMNSVAAALGQAMSPTSLASTKPTRAARASNLVAPPQQLKLSPAAVDDWLQSLPIDRREPMHHSANFDEFDVDESWGLSASMAWFEA
- the lpdA gene encoding dihydrolipoyl dehydrogenase; this encodes MYSPLVVVGGGPGGYAAAFMAADLGMQVTIVESNLRLGGACLLRGCIPSKALLHVAKVVSEAGEMAEWGVEFSRPKVKIEALRARKDKVIDALTGGLKQLAKRRNVQVIHAKAWFQNSTSLRLERLDPSGKTEELTFDHCILATGSRPVKIPLFDLPSPRVMDSTGALELADVPESLLVVGGGYIGLEMGTVYAELGSKVTVVELTEGLLPGADRDLVKPLHQRLQKRFASILLGTKVVGLVDRGDSIEVKLQNADGSQERREQFSRVLVSVGRRPNSDGIGLENTKVTIDQRGFVEIDDRQRTSDDHLLAIGDVAGEPMLAHKASHQGKVAVESLHGEGAVFEPRAIPAVVFTDPEIAWAGLTEDEAKREGRAIEVARYPWAASGRAVSLGRTEGLTKLLIDPDTDRILGIGLVGPGAGELVAEGVLAIEMGCSPRDVADSIHPHPTLSETVAFACESYLGTATEIYKPRATLREA
- a CDS encoding 1-deoxy-D-xylulose-5-phosphate reductoisomerase is translated as MTNIAVLGSTGSIGVNTLEVASVSEGRFRPVALAAHSKTHLLLEQAQEFRPRSIVVTDPNAAARQDWSALPAETNLIVGDDGLAEIAASPDIETVVAAIVGSAGLQSTWAAVEAGKRIALANKETLVMAGSLVMRRARETGAKILPVDSEHSAVFQCLQAGGNQEIKRIVLTASGGPFRGFSQDQLTRVTVEQALKHPTWDMGPKITIDSATMMNKALEVVEARWLFDLRPELIEVVIHPQSVVHSMVEYIDGSVVAQLSPPDMKLPIQYALSYPERLAGISPKLNLASALRLDFEPADPERFPALELGHEAARSGGTTGAVLNAANEEAVKGFLAGELEFTEIVPVCRRIVENHTYDAQPTLEQLLQVDRWAREEVTRWVCI
- the ftsH gene encoding ATP-dependent zinc metalloprotease FtsH yields the protein MEKKSKTTRPDGGKIRPEKKPTPVGNNFVWYLLALGIGIVLVLGWLRQDAPHELSYSDFEKIVEASRSSGGFIVEEGTKEKPQAVRYYDPTEILISTHDITGKIHRDVLTKTAGGTPQNFEQRDESNLASFHVNKTPGDAGDETLKKMLTKYGFRYDIAEGPSQWRGLMQMVGLTAVMLIALFFILRRLGGAGSPMAFGRSRGKMYAQEDIGITFEDVAGIDEAVEELREVVEFLRTPERYQALGGRIPKGVLLVGPPGTGKTLLAKAIAGEAGVPFFSLSGSDFVEMFVGVGAARVRDMFQQAESKAPCIIFIDELDALGKTRGTSVVGGHDEREQTLNALLVEMDGFRSNSGVIVMAATNRPETLDPALLRPGRFDRHVLVDRPDVRGREDILKVHVQNVKLGSDVNLKDIAGLTSGFVGADLANLVNEAALLAARKGKNSVGMDEFNEGVERVTAGLEKRKRVIHADEKQRVAYHEAGHALVACSLPNTDPVHKVSIIPRGLAALGYTMQRPEDDRYLMTQSELESRIQVLLAGTIAEEMTFDDVSTGAQNDLERASDIARAMVMDYGMSRMGRVNFRETNGSPFLLGNGGDVGRPRMHSEQTAREIDEEVKRIIDESMDKVRQILAARKESLEALSKRLIEREVIDGDELKEIIDDTSSSPLIVPGTTAERKRYSPSAVEAPLPRECDPAEGSM